A part of Amphiprion ocellaris isolate individual 3 ecotype Okinawa chromosome 16, ASM2253959v1, whole genome shotgun sequence genomic DNA contains:
- the entpd6 gene encoding ectonucleoside triphosphate diphosphohydrolase 6, translated as MKRPKLAGVFLLLGVLLAYLMFVKNHYSASRPDHLTPHHRTADSRTTAAGRSFRYGVMFDAGSTGTRVHIFRFQMDSKEAPRLDHETFRAIKPGLSAYADEPHKCSDGILQLLQVAKSSIPPSSWTSTPLVLKATAGLRLLPGEKAQHLLDTVRALFLESPFLSRDDSVSIMDGTDEGISGWITVNFLTGDLHGDGPTVGMLDLGGGSTQITFSPQDEKTIQTSPIDYIRSFQMFNNTHTVYTHSYLGLGLMSARLAILGGMDAPPLGGSTELVSPCLPADFSGSWEHADITYTVKGQKAGEPVYEACLNKVEKVLYGKVMKASEAAEVDFYAFSYYYDRAVDLEVIDEQQGGTVTVSQYTDAAKRVCSGSSSARPLQSPFLCLDLVYISVLLQELGFPPSKQFKLARTINQVETSWALGATFHYMESLKNL; from the exons ATGAAGAGACCAAAGCTGGCCGGAGTGTTCCTGCTGCTGGGCGTCCTGCTGGCCTACCTGATGTTTGTGAAGAATCACTACTCGGCCTCCAGACCCGACCACTTAACTCCTCACCACCGCACCGCAGACAGTAGGACCACCGCCGCTGGGCGGAGCTTCCGGTACGGCGTCATGTTCGACGCCGGCAGCACCGGGACCAGAGTCCACATCTTCAGGTTCCAGATGGACAGCAAAG AAGCTCCCAGGCTAGACCACGAGACCTTCAGAGCCATCAAACCCGGACTGTCTGCCTACGCCGACGAGCCGCACAAG TGTTCTGATGGGATCCTGCAGCTGCTCCAGGTGGCCAAGTCCAGCATCCCCCCTTCATCGTGGACCTCTACCCCGCTGGTCCTGAAGGCCACGGCCGGCCTCAGACTGCTGCCTGGGGAGAAAGCTCAGCACCTGCTGGACACC GTGAGGGCGCTGTTCCTGGAGTCACCTTTTCTGTCCAGAGACGACAGCGTTTCCATCATGGATGGAACCGATGAAG gGATTTCTGGTTGGATCACAGTCAACTTCCTGACTG GTGATCTCCATGGCGACGGCCCCACGGTGGGGATGCTGGATCTGGGTGGCGGGTCGACCCAGATCACCTTCAGCCCTCAGGACGAG AAAACCATCCAGACCTCACCCATCGACTACATCAGGTCCTTCCAGATgttcaacaacacacacaccgtctacacacacag CTATCTGGGTCTGGGTCTGATGTCGGCTCGGCTCGCCATCCTAGGAGGCATGGACGCTCCACCCT TAGGGGGCAGCACTGAACTGGTCAGTCCTTGTCTTCCTGCGGACTTCTCTGGCAGCTGGGAACATGCTGACATCACCTACACTGTGAAGGGACAGAAAGCAG GGGAGCCAGTTTACGAGGCGTGCCTCAATAAAGTGGAGAAGGTTCTGTACGGGAAGGTGATGAAGGCGTCTGAGGCGGCGGAGGTGGACTTCTACGCGTTCTCGTATTACTACGACCGAGCGGTGGACCTGGAAGTCATTG ACGAGCAGCAGGGAGGAACCGTCACTGTGTCCCAGTACACCGACGCCGCGAAAAGAG TTTGCAGCGGTTCTTCATCCGCCAGGCCTCTGCAGAGTCCGTTCCTCTGTCTGGACCTGGTCTACATCTCAGTCCTGCTGCAGGAGCTCGGCTTCCCCCCAAGCAAGCAGTTCAAG CTGGCCAGAACCATCAACCAGGTGGAGACCAGCTGGGCTTTAGGAGCAACGTTCCACTACATGGAGTCCCTGAAGAACCTCTGA